From a region of the uncultured Draconibacterium sp. genome:
- a CDS encoding outer membrane lipoprotein carrier protein LolA, protein MKRIVLMVALVMAAALGWSQSDAKAKKILDEVSVKTKEIASLSASFVFTMVNEEMDIDETNAGTIKIKGKKYCVQLPDLGVEVFSNGKTLWNYMKDGNQVTISNIDDESSELMDPSSLFSIYERGFRSEFVDEKAEGGKTLYHINLFPDSDTYDVTMIEVAIDKAEMMIHSATLHSTDGNLYGILVKEMDTNAGFDDSEFVFNAANHDDVEVIDFR, encoded by the coding sequence ATGAAAAGGATAGTATTGATGGTTGCGCTAGTAATGGCAGCAGCTTTAGGATGGTCGCAGAGTGATGCAAAGGCCAAAAAAATTCTGGATGAGGTAAGTGTCAAAACAAAAGAAATCGCGTCGTTGTCAGCCAGTTTTGTATTCACAATGGTGAATGAAGAAATGGATATTGACGAAACCAACGCAGGCACCATAAAAATTAAAGGTAAGAAATATTGTGTGCAACTGCCCGATTTGGGAGTTGAAGTATTTTCAAATGGCAAAACATTATGGAATTACATGAAAGACGGTAACCAGGTAACCATTTCGAATATTGACGATGAAAGCAGTGAATTAATGGATCCTTCGTCGTTGTTCAGTATTTACGAGCGCGGTTTTCGTTCTGAGTTTGTAGATGAAAAGGCGGAAGGTGGTAAAACGCTTTATCATATCAATCTTTTTCCTGATTCGGACACTTACGATGTAACGATGATTGAAGTGGCTATCGATAAGGCTGAAATGATGATTCACTCGGCAACACTGCATAGCACCGATGGCAACTTGTATGGAATTCTGGTAAAAGAAATGGATACGAACGCCGGTTTTGATGATTCGGAATTTGTTTTTAATGCTGCTAACCACGATGATGTAGAAGTTATTGATTTCCGATAG
- the arcC gene encoding carbamate kinase: protein MKKRAVVALGGNAILRGNEDGTIVQQEKNVTDTLENLVPLLREGYELVLTHGNGPQVGNILMRNDAGEQLYGIAPMPLNICVADSQGGIGFMIERMMRNVLNKHGIDKNVISMVTLVEIDANDPAFQNPSKRIGKVYSKAEADKLAKRKGWDFKSTSKSKDGYRRVVPSPKPIDIVNKEIIRQLLESGNIVIAAGGGGIPVYFDENNDVRTLDAVIDKDMASGMLATNIDADELYILTDVPFIYKDYGEETQQKLEFLNFTDTLKHLENGTFAEGTMEPKIKACLNFIKNGGSKSIITEATKLADKSYGSKITLNYDDLDKKPTINNHDK from the coding sequence ATGAAAAAACGAGCTGTTGTTGCTTTGGGCGGAAACGCCATCCTGCGAGGAAACGAGGACGGAACGATCGTTCAGCAGGAAAAAAATGTAACCGACACACTTGAAAACCTGGTGCCACTGCTGCGCGAAGGTTACGAACTGGTGCTGACACACGGCAACGGGCCGCAGGTAGGTAACATTTTAATGCGTAACGATGCCGGCGAGCAACTTTATGGCATTGCACCCATGCCGCTGAATATTTGCGTGGCTGACTCGCAGGGCGGTATTGGTTTTATGATCGAGCGGATGATGCGCAACGTACTCAACAAACACGGTATCGACAAAAATGTAATTTCAATGGTTACGCTGGTTGAGATCGATGCTAATGATCCTGCTTTTCAAAATCCATCGAAACGAATTGGAAAAGTGTACAGCAAAGCGGAAGCAGACAAACTGGCTAAACGAAAAGGCTGGGATTTTAAATCCACCTCAAAAAGTAAAGATGGCTATCGAAGGGTAGTCCCCTCGCCCAAACCCATTGATATCGTTAATAAAGAAATTATCCGGCAACTGCTGGAGAGTGGCAACATTGTGATTGCTGCCGGCGGTGGTGGCATTCCTGTTTATTTCGACGAAAACAACGACGTGCGCACGCTTGATGCGGTAATAGATAAAGACATGGCGTCCGGGATGCTGGCCACTAATATCGATGCTGATGAGTTATACATCCTCACTGACGTGCCATTTATCTACAAAGACTATGGCGAAGAAACACAACAGAAACTCGAGTTTTTAAATTTTACCGACACCCTAAAACATCTCGAAAATGGTACATTTGCTGAAGGAACGATGGAGCCTAAAATAAAAGCCTGCCTCAACTTTATAAAAAACGGCGGCAGCAAAAGTATTATCACCGAAGCCACCAAGCTGGCAGACAAAAGTTACGGTTCGAAAATAACATTGAATTACGACGATTTAGATAAAAAACCTACAATAAACAACCATGACAAATAA
- a CDS encoding DNA translocase FtsK 4TM domain-containing protein encodes MAFRAKKKPAKSKNKRIKKKRTPLINREKLYFLFGLFVFLAAAYLLISFVSFLFYGAADQSIMDSGWREFLFNTEVNAQNKGMKLGAYLSEVIMNRGFGLASFGFVYLMAISGARILGRKTGNYLKSVWYSIICLIWFSVALGLFFNKTDAGSAIYWGGHYGFILSNWLRSLIGIVGLVFLLFISGLAIIVVRFDGAFNMLKGLLKRNPKEAGLEETEQEDEVTTDVSEVEGEESITKIIEDDDDVVKAIFESDDEVELPQDEPKAEDEDIEISHPKEETGDDIEVIPIKKEDDLDLTVARKLEEEESDGTKPEELEDYDPTLDLASYKFPSLDQLEDHQFGNAEVKNEELVANKNKIVETLRHYKIEITKIRATIGPTITLYEIVPAPGVRISKIKNLEDDIALSLAALGIRIIAPIPGRGTIGIEVPNQNPETVSMHSIVRSKRFQESKAELPVALGKTISNETFMFDLVKMPHILVAGATGQGKSVGINVIITSLLYKKHPSQLKFVFIDPKKVELNIYSVLEKHYLAKLPDAEEPVITDIQKVKNTLNSINVEMDARYDLLKAAQARNIKEYNKKFISRRLNPEKGHRFMPYIVVIIDEFADLIMTAGKEIELPIARIAQLARAVGIHMIIATQRPSTNIITGVIKANFPARIAFKVASMIDSRTILDSPGANQLIGRGDMLISQGSEMTRVQCAFVDTPEVERIVEFIGDQRGYPTAFLLPEYAGDEEPGPGQVDLRNRDELFDDAARVVVMNQMGSTSMIQRKFSIGYNRAGRLMDQLEAAGIVGPSEGSKARQVLLQDEYSLEQLLNSL; translated from the coding sequence ATGGCATTTAGAGCGAAGAAAAAGCCAGCAAAATCGAAAAATAAACGTATCAAAAAGAAGCGTACACCTTTGATTAACAGAGAAAAACTGTATTTCCTTTTCGGGTTGTTTGTGTTTTTAGCAGCAGCTTATCTGTTGATTTCCTTTGTGTCGTTTTTATTTTACGGTGCAGCCGATCAAAGTATAATGGATTCGGGCTGGCGCGAATTCCTTTTCAACACTGAGGTGAACGCTCAGAATAAAGGGATGAAACTGGGTGCTTATTTGTCGGAAGTTATCATGAACCGTGGGTTTGGACTGGCATCGTTTGGTTTTGTGTATTTAATGGCCATTAGCGGTGCGCGGATTTTAGGTCGAAAAACTGGGAACTATCTGAAAAGTGTGTGGTATAGTATTATCTGCTTGATTTGGTTTTCGGTGGCACTGGGATTGTTCTTTAATAAAACCGATGCCGGATCGGCTATCTATTGGGGTGGTCATTATGGTTTTATATTAAGCAACTGGTTGCGTTCGCTGATCGGTATTGTCGGGCTTGTATTTCTGTTGTTCATTTCCGGGCTGGCAATTATCGTTGTACGTTTCGATGGTGCTTTTAATATGCTGAAAGGGCTGTTAAAAAGAAATCCTAAAGAGGCTGGGCTTGAAGAAACCGAGCAAGAGGATGAAGTTACGACCGACGTTTCGGAGGTTGAAGGCGAAGAGTCAATAACAAAAATAATAGAAGATGACGATGATGTGGTGAAAGCCATTTTTGAATCGGATGATGAAGTTGAGCTGCCTCAGGATGAACCGAAGGCAGAAGACGAAGATATTGAAATTTCCCATCCCAAAGAGGAAACGGGAGATGATATTGAGGTGATTCCGATAAAAAAAGAGGATGATCTGGATTTAACGGTTGCTCGCAAACTGGAGGAAGAAGAGTCGGATGGCACGAAGCCGGAGGAACTGGAAGATTATGATCCAACCCTGGATTTGGCCAGTTACAAGTTCCCATCACTCGATCAGTTGGAAGATCATCAGTTTGGAAATGCTGAAGTTAAGAATGAAGAGCTGGTAGCCAACAAGAATAAAATTGTTGAAACGCTGCGTCATTATAAGATCGAAATAACAAAAATCAGAGCCACAATTGGTCCAACAATTACACTTTACGAAATTGTTCCGGCACCGGGCGTACGTATCTCGAAGATTAAAAACCTGGAAGACGACATCGCGTTGAGTCTGGCGGCTTTGGGAATTCGAATTATAGCACCAATTCCGGGGCGCGGTACCATTGGTATTGAAGTGCCAAATCAAAATCCGGAAACGGTATCGATGCATTCCATTGTGCGCTCAAAGCGTTTTCAGGAAAGTAAAGCCGAATTGCCGGTGGCGTTGGGGAAAACCATTTCGAATGAAACGTTTATGTTCGACCTGGTAAAAATGCCGCACATTCTTGTTGCTGGTGCTACCGGACAGGGTAAATCGGTAGGTATAAATGTGATCATTACTTCGTTGCTGTACAAAAAACACCCATCGCAACTGAAGTTCGTTTTTATTGACCCGAAAAAAGTGGAGCTGAATATTTATTCGGTGCTGGAAAAACACTACCTGGCAAAATTACCTGATGCGGAAGAGCCGGTGATCACCGATATTCAGAAAGTGAAAAATACGCTGAATTCGATCAACGTAGAAATGGATGCACGTTACGATCTGCTGAAAGCTGCCCAGGCACGTAATATTAAAGAATACAATAAGAAATTTATATCGCGCCGATTGAATCCGGAGAAAGGGCACCGTTTTATGCCCTATATTGTGGTTATAATTGATGAGTTTGCCGACCTGATAATGACTGCCGGAAAAGAAATTGAATTGCCAATTGCCAGGATTGCACAGCTGGCAAGGGCTGTTGGTATTCATATGATTATTGCCACACAGCGTCCGTCGACCAATATTATTACCGGTGTTATTAAGGCTAACTTTCCGGCGCGTATTGCGTTTAAGGTTGCATCGATGATCGACTCGCGTACCATTTTGGATTCGCCCGGAGCGAACCAACTTATCGGACGGGGTGATATGCTTATTTCGCAGGGAAGTGAAATGACGCGCGTACAATGTGCTTTTGTTGATACTCCTGAAGTTGAACGTATTGTTGAATTTATTGGTGATCAACGCGGATATCCAACGGCATTTTTGTTACCCGAATATGCAGGCGATGAAGAACCCGGACCGGGACAAGTGGATCTGCGGAACCGCGACGAGTTATTTGACGATGCGGCACGCGTGGTGGTGATGAACCAAATGGGATCGACATCGATGATACAGCGAAAATTCTCGATTGGTTATAACCGTGCGGGTCGATTAATGGATCAATTGGAAGCTGCAGGTATAGTTGGCCCAAGCGAAGGAAGTAAAGCGCGACAGGTTTTACTGCAGGATGAATATAGTTTGGAACAATTATTGAATAGTTTGTAG
- a CDS encoding phosphatase PAP2 family protein, translated as MKNHSTFITNILAVALLLISTQGVASERGKPERISLLIEDTAPALTFHNDSIHKIDFRYADKQRGFKPFIAPSILIAGGTILHFSDWKYDINQWRWEHFNYTGHLDDYLRFAPIAAVYSLNALGIKGKNNIGNQTAILGKSMVLTTIITKSLKSILNVERPTGEPKSMPSGHTAIVFATAQWMHHEYGEISPWYSAGAYACATTVGIMRISKGAHWASDVMVGAGIGMISTELIYLTHQYKWDREHLKNLDIFPFKTGSQKGLALVYTF; from the coding sequence GTGAAAAATCATTCAACATTCATAACGAATATCCTGGCAGTAGCCTTGTTGCTAATCTCAACACAAGGAGTAGCCTCCGAAAGGGGAAAACCGGAACGGATTTCGCTTCTTATAGAAGATACCGCTCCAGCTCTAACATTTCACAACGATTCTATTCACAAGATCGATTTTCGTTATGCCGATAAACAAAGAGGATTCAAACCATTTATAGCTCCATCCATTCTGATTGCCGGCGGAACGATTCTGCATTTTTCCGACTGGAAATATGACATTAACCAGTGGCGCTGGGAACATTTTAACTATACCGGCCACCTGGATGATTATTTACGTTTTGCACCGATTGCTGCAGTTTATTCGTTAAATGCTTTGGGGATAAAGGGGAAAAACAATATTGGCAACCAAACCGCCATACTGGGCAAAAGCATGGTATTGACCACTATTATTACAAAAAGCCTGAAAAGCATTTTAAATGTAGAACGTCCAACCGGCGAACCGAAGTCAATGCCTTCCGGGCATACAGCCATTGTATTTGCAACAGCCCAATGGATGCACCACGAATACGGCGAGATAAGTCCATGGTACAGTGCAGGTGCGTATGCCTGTGCCACCACTGTGGGAATCATGCGTATTTCTAAAGGCGCACATTGGGCTTCAGACGTAATGGTTGGCGCCGGTATAGGGATGATTTCCACCGAACTGATCTATCTCACCCACCAATACAAATGGGATCGGGAACACCTGAAAAACCTCGATATTTTTCCTTTTAAAACCGGCAGCCAAAAAGGACTTGCACTGGTGTATACCTTTTAA
- a CDS encoding UpxY family transcription antiterminator: MASLQTQKQWHVIYTRSRAEKKVAEELNTNNIECFLPLQKRLRQWKDRKKWVEIPLISGYCFVNITRKEYDKVLQLNNVVSYITFERKAAIVSQAEIEALQTMLHQFDFEVNVTMENFEPGKQVEVIEGPMVGLSGELIECRGKNKFALRIEQINTSFLVEIPASYLSAVPETVI; encoded by the coding sequence ATGGCATCTTTACAAACTCAAAAACAATGGCATGTAATTTACACCCGGTCCCGGGCGGAAAAGAAGGTAGCAGAAGAACTTAACACAAACAATATTGAATGCTTCCTTCCTCTGCAAAAAAGACTCCGCCAGTGGAAAGACCGCAAAAAATGGGTAGAAATCCCCTTAATTTCAGGCTATTGTTTTGTAAACATCACCCGTAAAGAATACGACAAAGTACTACAACTTAATAACGTGGTAAGTTATATCACTTTCGAGCGAAAAGCAGCTATTGTAAGTCAGGCCGAAATAGAAGCTTTGCAGACGATGCTTCATCAGTTTGACTTTGAAGTGAACGTTACAATGGAAAATTTCGAACCCGGTAAACAGGTGGAAGTAATTGAAGGGCCCATGGTTGGATTAAGCGGAGAACTCATAGAGTGCCGGGGCAAGAATAAATTTGCGTTGCGCATCGAACAAATCAACACTTCTTTTTTGGTCGAAATTCCTGCCTCCTATCTGAGTGCGGTGCCGGAAACAGTAATTTAA
- the argF gene encoding ornithine carbamoyltransferase, with translation MTNNLKNKNFLKLLDFTTEEINQLLDLAARLKKAKYEGIEKPLLSGKNIALIFEKASTRTRCAFEVAAYDQGAQVTYLGPSGSQIGQKETMKDTARVLGRMYDGIEYRGFGQDIVEELGTYAGAPVWNGLTNEFHPTQILADFLTMKEHGNKPLQEVKFCYLGDARNNMGNSLMVGAAKLGMDFRAAAPLACQPTEELQAECRKITAQTGGKIMITEDVATAVKDCDFLYTDVWVSMGEPDEVWQERIKLLLPYQVNKKAMELTGNPDVKFLHCLPAFHNRDTKIGEQIYQKFGLEAMEVTEEVFESEASLVFDEAENRMHTIKAVMVATLA, from the coding sequence ATGACAAATAATTTAAAAAACAAAAATTTCCTCAAGCTACTTGATTTTACTACCGAAGAAATAAACCAACTGCTGGATCTTGCAGCGAGGTTAAAAAAGGCAAAATATGAAGGCATTGAAAAGCCGTTGCTTTCGGGTAAAAACATTGCGCTGATCTTTGAAAAAGCCTCAACCCGCACCCGTTGTGCTTTTGAAGTGGCGGCCTACGACCAGGGAGCACAGGTGACTTACCTGGGACCTTCCGGTTCGCAGATTGGCCAGAAAGAAACCATGAAAGATACAGCACGAGTTTTGGGCAGAATGTACGACGGCATTGAATACCGTGGTTTTGGCCAGGACATTGTGGAAGAACTGGGCACTTATGCAGGAGCTCCAGTTTGGAATGGCCTCACCAACGAATTTCACCCCACTCAAATTCTGGCTGATTTCCTCACCATGAAAGAACACGGCAACAAACCGCTACAGGAAGTAAAATTCTGCTACCTGGGTGATGCACGAAACAATATGGGAAATTCACTGATGGTAGGTGCTGCCAAACTGGGAATGGATTTCAGAGCCGCTGCCCCCCTAGCTTGTCAACCCACTGAAGAATTGCAGGCGGAATGTCGCAAAATAACAGCTCAAACCGGTGGCAAGATTATGATTACCGAAGATGTAGCCACCGCAGTAAAAGACTGTGATTTTCTGTATACCGATGTATGGGTGTCGATGGGTGAGCCCGACGAAGTATGGCAGGAACGTATAAAACTGCTCCTCCCCTACCAGGTAAATAAAAAAGCGATGGAGCTCACCGGAAATCCCGATGTAAAATTCCTGCATTGTTTACCGGCATTCCATAACCGCGACACAAAAATTGGCGAGCAGATCTACCAAAAATTTGGACTGGAAGCTATGGAAGTTACCGAGGAAGTATTTGAAAGCGAAGCATCGCTGGTTTTCGATGAAGCAGAAAACCGCATGCACACCATAAAAGCCGTTATGGTCGCCACTTTGGCTTAA